A genomic segment from Orrella daihaiensis encodes:
- the tig gene encoding trigger factor, giving the protein MQPVVETLDGLERRIEVSVAMADVEKRVKEELKKVARTAKAPGFRPGKVPMSMLERSHGPGIRYDVVNREVGRVLDESLAATGLRVAGAPSLEPKTDDVAQDTLAFKATFEVYPEIELPDLASVEVTKSVCKVTDAEVERTVNILREQRAEYVAEADRAAQDNDQVKIDFLGKIDDVAFEGGTAEDFPFVVGKGRMLTEFEDAVRGMKAGDTKTFPLTFPEDYPGKEVAGKTAQFTVTVKEVGRPELPEVNEEFAKSLGQAEGSVEKLMADIRQNIEREVESRLQARTKDSVMKAMLDRATFEVPKALVNGEVENRIAAAREQLKQRGVPNADSVPIPPETFSEEAQRRVKLGLMIGELINKNNLQAKPEQVRAKIETFAQNYEQPAQVVSYYLSDRQRRAEIEAVVLEDNVVEHVLAGAKVTEQAVPFEELMGQSA; this is encoded by the coding sequence ATGCAACCTGTGGTGGAAACCCTCGACGGCCTAGAGCGCCGCATTGAAGTCTCTGTGGCGATGGCTGACGTTGAGAAACGCGTCAAGGAAGAATTAAAGAAAGTGGCTCGTACTGCCAAAGCCCCTGGATTTCGTCCTGGCAAAGTCCCCATGTCGATGCTTGAGCGCTCCCACGGTCCTGGCATTCGTTATGACGTTGTGAATCGCGAAGTCGGTCGTGTGCTGGACGAGTCGCTAGCAGCGACCGGTTTGCGGGTGGCCGGTGCGCCTTCACTTGAGCCTAAAACCGATGATGTCGCGCAGGATACATTGGCTTTCAAGGCAACCTTTGAGGTTTACCCCGAGATCGAATTGCCAGACCTTGCATCCGTGGAAGTGACCAAGTCGGTTTGCAAAGTGACGGATGCGGAGGTCGAGCGCACGGTGAATATTCTGCGTGAGCAGCGGGCCGAGTACGTTGCCGAAGCTGATCGTGCAGCTCAAGATAACGACCAGGTCAAGATTGACTTTCTGGGTAAGATCGATGATGTTGCCTTCGAAGGCGGTACTGCAGAGGACTTTCCTTTCGTGGTGGGCAAGGGTCGAATGCTCACCGAATTTGAAGACGCGGTTCGTGGGATGAAGGCTGGCGACACAAAGACGTTTCCGCTTACATTTCCTGAGGACTACCCGGGCAAGGAAGTGGCTGGCAAGACTGCTCAATTTACGGTCACAGTCAAGGAAGTCGGGCGTCCCGAGTTGCCCGAGGTCAATGAGGAGTTTGCCAAGTCTCTTGGTCAGGCTGAGGGTAGCGTTGAGAAACTGATGGCAGATATTCGTCAAAACATCGAACGCGAAGTTGAGTCTCGTTTGCAAGCGAGAACGAAAGACAGTGTGATGAAGGCCATGCTAGATAGGGCCACCTTTGAGGTGCCTAAGGCATTGGTTAACGGCGAGGTCGAAAATCGGATTGCTGCGGCCCGTGAGCAGCTAAAGCAAAGAGGTGTGCCGAACGCTGATTCTGTGCCGATTCCGCCAGAGACCTTCTCTGAAGAGGCACAACGTCGGGTCAAGCTCGGTCTGATGATCGGAGAGCTGATCAACAAGAACAACCTGCAAGCCAAGCCCGAGCAGGTACGCGCCAAAATCGAAACGTTTGCGCAGAACTATGAGCAACCTGCCCAGGTGGTGAGCTACTACTTGTCAGATCGTCAGCGTCGGGCCGAAATTGAGGCGGTCGTACTCGAGGATAACGTGGTCGAGCATGTGTTGGCAGGTGCCAAGGTGACTGAGCAGGCCGTGCCGTTTGAGGAATTGATGGGGCAAAGTGCCTGA
- the clpP gene encoding ATP-dependent Clp endopeptidase proteolytic subunit ClpP translates to MERFTDFYASMHGNESVTPTALGYIPMVIEQSGRGERAYDIYSRLLRERVIFLVGPVNDHSANLIVAQMLFLESENPDKDIALYINSPGGSVYAGLAIFDTMRFIKPDVSTLCTGLAASMGAFLLAAGHKGKRFALPNSRIMIHQPSGGAQGQASDIQIQAREILSLRERLNQILADNTGQPISRIEVDTERDNFMSAEDAVSYGMIDKMLTTRADVG, encoded by the coding sequence ATTGAACGATTCACAGATTTTTATGCATCCATGCACGGTAACGAGTCAGTTACGCCGACGGCTTTGGGTTACATCCCCATGGTCATTGAGCAGTCTGGCCGTGGTGAACGCGCCTATGACATCTATTCCAGGCTGTTACGTGAGCGGGTGATCTTTTTGGTGGGGCCCGTGAACGATCATTCGGCGAACCTGATCGTGGCGCAGATGTTGTTTCTCGAGTCTGAGAATCCAGATAAAGACATTGCGCTTTATATCAATTCGCCCGGCGGGTCGGTTTACGCAGGATTGGCGATTTTTGACACGATGCGGTTTATCAAGCCGGACGTCTCAACCCTTTGCACCGGTCTGGCAGCCAGTATGGGAGCCTTTCTGTTAGCGGCGGGCCACAAGGGCAAGCGATTTGCTTTGCCTAACTCGCGCATCATGATTCACCAGCCCTCCGGGGGTGCGCAAGGCCAAGCGTCCGATATACAGATCCAGGCGAGGGAGATCTTGAGCTTGCGCGAGCGCCTGAATCAGATTCTGGCAGACAATACCGGTCAACCGATTAGCCGTATTGAAGTCGACACCGAGCGAGACAACTTCATGTCGGCCGAAGATGCGGTATCGTATGGCATGATCGACAAGATGCTAACCACCCGCGCTGACGTGGGTTGA